In a genomic window of Salegentibacter salegens:
- a CDS encoding HAD family hydrolase, whose protein sequence is MDGVIIDTEKIWKQAEKEIFSYFGVQVTEEHSKITQSMTTSEVTKFWYEKFPWTHKS, encoded by the coding sequence ATGGATGGTGTTATAATTGACACAGAAAAGATTTGGAAGCAGGCAGAAAAAGAAATTTTTTCTTATTTCGGAGTACAAGTAACTGAAGAGCATAGCAAAATCACCCAATCAATGACCACCTCTGAAGTAACTAAATTTTGGTATGAGAAATTTCCATGGACACATAAAAGCTAA
- a CDS encoding haloacid dehalogenase type II: protein MKPKIIIFDVNETLLNLIPLKEEINAALEHEMGFEVWFPKLLHYSLVETTTGTYNNFSEIAAATFKMISGKFDKDFSDSEIKNILSEITKLPPYPDVKPGLKQLKNAGYKLIAFSNGKPDVLNAQLKFAEIDSLFEGIYSVEEIKKYKPHPESYQYILNKYQVKAQKALMVAAHSWDIIGAQHAGLQTCFVERPGKKFYDLAEKPNFSVSEITSILEQIS from the coding sequence ATGAAGCCTAAAATCATAATTTTTGATGTGAATGAAACCCTTTTAAACCTAATCCCTTTAAAAGAAGAGATAAATGCCGCTCTGGAACATGAAATGGGTTTTGAGGTTTGGTTTCCAAAATTACTGCATTATTCCCTGGTGGAAACCACTACCGGTACCTACAATAATTTTAGTGAAATTGCCGCGGCTACCTTTAAAATGATCTCGGGGAAATTTGATAAGGATTTTTCTGATTCAGAAATTAAAAATATTCTTTCTGAAATCACTAAACTCCCTCCCTATCCAGATGTAAAACCAGGTTTGAAACAATTAAAAAATGCAGGCTATAAGCTTATTGCTTTTAGCAATGGCAAACCCGATGTTTTAAATGCACAGCTTAAATTTGCTGAAATAGATTCATTATTTGAAGGAATTTATAGCGTTGAAGAAATTAAAAAATACAAACCACATCCAGAAAGCTATCAATATATTCTAAACAAATACCAGGTTAAAGCTCAAAAAGCTTTAATGGTAGCGGCTCACTCCTGGGATATTATAGGTGCGCAACATGCCGGTTTGCAAACCTGTTTTGTAGAAAGACCCGGGAAAAAGTTTTATGATTTAGCCGAAAAACCTAATTTTTCAGTTTCAGAAATCACTTCTATTTTAGAGCAAATTAGCTAA